The following are encoded in a window of Sinomonas cyclohexanicum genomic DNA:
- a CDS encoding winged helix-turn-helix domain-containing protein produces the protein MFITLTSEDLTKVHFEASPLWETVTSLRALQAGTPLHRPWIAEARQRITASEDPLGREHLRILTTLVQPKGYIADSLTPTPTRADTFAEALAAVGEVPAELWLRDLDCLEDRKPTGYMRATLDELRADIDAAVPRIVAALRWYWATAVEPYWPKLRSVLLADIDSRLEELSRYGIQEVFKTLHPSVRPTPTGLEITRGCEATDLPTPGSGLILVPNAFVWPSTLVLNIAPFVPTITYAPRGVGRLWETTRETRESPVSRLLGRTRAQILAQLDVPMTTTQLACALDLAAGTVNSHLKVLADSGLAEALRAGREVFYQRGRVGEELLARA, from the coding sequence ATGTTCATCACGCTCACGAGCGAGGACCTCACCAAGGTCCATTTCGAGGCGTCTCCGCTGTGGGAGACGGTCACGAGCCTGAGGGCGCTGCAGGCGGGAACGCCGCTGCACCGGCCGTGGATCGCGGAGGCGCGGCAGCGCATCACCGCGAGCGAGGACCCGCTCGGGCGGGAGCACCTGCGGATCCTGACCACGCTCGTGCAGCCCAAGGGGTACATTGCCGACTCGCTCACGCCTACCCCGACCCGGGCGGACACGTTCGCCGAGGCCCTCGCCGCGGTGGGCGAGGTCCCTGCCGAGCTCTGGCTGCGCGATCTGGACTGCCTCGAGGACCGCAAGCCCACCGGGTACATGCGCGCAACCCTCGACGAACTGCGCGCCGACATCGACGCGGCGGTGCCCCGCATCGTCGCCGCGCTGCGCTGGTACTGGGCGACCGCCGTCGAGCCCTACTGGCCCAAGCTGCGCTCGGTGCTGCTCGCGGACATCGACTCGCGCCTCGAGGAACTCTCGCGGTACGGCATCCAGGAGGTTTTCAAGACCCTGCACCCGAGCGTGCGCCCCACCCCCACCGGCCTGGAGATCACGCGCGGCTGCGAGGCCACGGACCTGCCCACGCCCGGCAGCGGGCTGATCCTCGTGCCGAACGCGTTCGTGTGGCCGTCCACGCTCGTGCTGAACATTGCGCCGTTCGTCCCGACGATCACGTACGCACCGCGCGGTGTCGGGCGCCTGTGGGAGACGACGCGGGAGACGCGCGAGTCGCCGGTCTCACGGCTGCTCGGGCGCACGCGCGCGCAGATCCTCGCGCAGCTCGACGTGCCGATGACGACGACGCAGCTCGCCTGCGCGCTAGACCTCGCCGCCGGGACGGTCAACTCGCACCTGAAGGTGCTGGCCGATTCGGGCCTCGCGGAGGCGCTGCGGGCCGGCCGCGAGGTGTTCTACCAGCGCGGCCGGGTGGGCGAGGAGCTCCTCGCGCGGGCCTAG
- a CDS encoding alpha/beta fold hydrolase, with amino-acid sequence MDVPELESVDVDGLRIAYRRAGSGPALVLLHGAYEDSRIWERQLADLSDEFTVIAWDAPGCGGSGDLPEGFVGTFGGLLGGLLDGLGLTGGARAHVLGMSFGSVVALDLWKVRPDLPASLILASAYAGWAGSLPPEEVERRYAQVLAELDRPAAEIIPAWLPSLFTDRATSAMKDFASAVMADSRPAGMRGILRVAGRADYRPVLPTIAIPTLLLYGSDDARSPVAVGEALRAQIPAAELVVLPGVGHMSFVEAPDAFDGAVRRWLVAHL; translated from the coding sequence ATGGACGTGCCCGAGCTGGAGTCCGTTGACGTTGACGGTCTCCGCATCGCGTACCGGCGGGCGGGCAGCGGCCCCGCGCTCGTGCTCCTGCACGGGGCGTATGAGGACAGCCGGATCTGGGAGCGCCAGCTCGCCGACCTCTCCGACGAGTTCACCGTCATTGCGTGGGATGCCCCGGGCTGTGGCGGGTCGGGGGACCTGCCGGAAGGCTTCGTCGGCACCTTCGGCGGACTGCTTGGTGGTCTCCTCGACGGGCTCGGCCTCACTGGCGGTGCCCGGGCGCACGTCCTGGGGATGTCGTTCGGCTCCGTGGTCGCACTCGACCTGTGGAAGGTCCGCCCGGATCTGCCCGCATCGCTGATCCTCGCGTCAGCCTACGCCGGGTGGGCCGGATCGCTGCCGCCCGAGGAGGTCGAGCGAAGGTACGCCCAGGTGCTCGCCGAACTCGACAGGCCCGCCGCCGAGATCATCCCCGCGTGGCTCCCGAGCCTCTTCACCGACCGGGCGACGTCGGCGATGAAGGACTTCGCCTCCGCGGTCATGGCCGATTCTCGCCCGGCCGGTATGCGTGGGATCCTGCGCGTGGCTGGCCGCGCGGACTACCGGCCGGTCCTGCCGACGATCGCGATCCCGACCCTCCTGCTGTATGGGTCCGACGACGCGCGCTCGCCGGTCGCCGTCGGCGAGGCCCTGCGCGCGCAGATCCCGGCCGCGGAGCTCGTGGTCCTGCCGGGCGTGGGGCATATGAGCTTCGTCGAGGCACCGGACGCGTTCGACGGCGCGGTGCGGCGCTGGCTCGTGGCGCACCTGTGA
- a CDS encoding DUF503 domain-containing protein, whose product MWIAWIEFDLLLGDVHSLKEKRSVVRPIVAELRRRYEIAAAEVGDMDLHRRARIGAAIVTADRAHAVEVMEAVERLVAARPEVELLSVRRREASSED is encoded by the coding sequence ATGTGGATCGCGTGGATCGAGTTCGACCTGCTCCTCGGCGACGTGCACTCCCTCAAGGAGAAGCGCTCGGTGGTGCGGCCCATCGTCGCCGAGCTGCGGCGCCGCTACGAGATCGCCGCAGCGGAGGTCGGGGACATGGACCTGCATCGCCGCGCACGCATCGGCGCGGCGATCGTCACGGCGGACCGGGCGCACGCCGTCGAGGTGATGGAAGCTGTGGAGCGCCTCGTTGCAGCGCGGCCCGAGGTGGAGCTGCTCAGCGTGCGGCGCCGTGAGGCGAGCAGCGAGGACTGA
- the sfnG gene encoding dimethylsulfone monooxygenase SfnG, with product MTGHVIDLETPLKFAYWVPNVSGGLVVSTIEQRTNWEFEYNKKLARIAEDSGFEYALTQTRYAASYGADKQHEATSFSLALLMATERLKVISAVHPGMWHPGVLAKFIITADHLSGGRAAVNIVSGWLKDEFVNFGLEWLEHDERYVRTEEFINVLRGLWTQKDFSQSGKYYNIKDFTLSPAPLDVPGRAHPEIFFGGNSTAAQAAAGRTADWYFSNGRDLEPFKDNIRGVLAAAESGRTAPHQPKFGLNGFVIARDTEKEAQDTLREIIAKAHKPAVEGFAAAVKEAGQSTKDGKGMWEDSTFEDLVQYNDGFRTKLIGTPEQIAERVVEYKKIGVNLFLTGYLHFQEEVEAFGRDVLPIVRELEADLARKNGTELRTDLLPVTTFAGANA from the coding sequence ATGACCGGTCACGTGATCGACCTGGAAACACCCCTCAAGTTCGCCTACTGGGTGCCCAACGTCTCGGGCGGGCTCGTCGTCTCGACGATCGAGCAGCGCACCAATTGGGAGTTCGAGTACAACAAGAAGCTCGCCCGCATCGCGGAGGACTCCGGCTTCGAGTACGCCCTCACCCAGACCCGCTACGCCGCCAGCTACGGCGCGGACAAGCAGCATGAGGCCACGTCCTTCAGCCTCGCCCTGCTCATGGCGACCGAGCGGCTCAAGGTCATCTCCGCCGTGCACCCGGGCATGTGGCACCCCGGCGTCCTCGCCAAGTTCATCATCACCGCGGACCACCTCTCCGGCGGCCGCGCGGCCGTGAACATCGTCTCCGGCTGGCTCAAGGACGAGTTCGTGAACTTCGGCCTCGAGTGGCTCGAGCACGACGAGCGCTACGTGCGAACCGAGGAGTTCATCAACGTGCTCCGCGGCCTGTGGACGCAGAAGGACTTCTCGCAGTCGGGCAAGTACTACAACATCAAGGACTTCACGCTCAGCCCGGCCCCGCTCGATGTGCCGGGCCGCGCGCACCCGGAGATCTTCTTCGGCGGCAACTCCACGGCCGCGCAGGCCGCCGCGGGCCGCACCGCGGACTGGTACTTCTCCAACGGCCGCGACCTCGAGCCGTTCAAGGACAACATCCGCGGCGTCCTGGCCGCCGCCGAGTCCGGCCGCACGGCGCCCCACCAGCCGAAGTTCGGGCTCAACGGCTTCGTGATCGCCCGCGACACGGAGAAGGAGGCGCAGGACACCCTGCGCGAGATCATCGCCAAGGCGCACAAGCCGGCCGTCGAGGGCTTCGCCGCCGCCGTCAAGGAGGCCGGCCAGTCCACGAAGGACGGCAAGGGCATGTGGGAGGACTCCACGTTCGAGGACCTCGTCCAGTACAACGACGGCTTCCGTACCAAGCTCATCGGTACCCCGGAGCAGATCGCCGAGCGGGTCGTCGAGTACAAGAAGATCGGTGTGAACCTCTTCCTCACCGGCTATCTGCACTTCCAGGAGGAGGTCGAGGCGTTCGGCCGCGACGTGCTTCCGATCGTGCGCGAGCTCGAGGCGGACCTTGCCCGCAAGAACGGCACCGAGCTGCGCACCGACCTGCTCCCGGTGACCACCTTCGCCGGGGCGAACGCCTGA
- a CDS encoding oxygenase MpaB family protein, with protein sequence MAIDLLAPLRTRLRLTFAGQSEGIPAWETALEDGDDAGFFAPDSAVWAVHGSMTPIAGGIRALLTQALHPGVLAGVADHSNYRADPLARLAGTIRWIFTVTFGDTTAARGACAWVQRRHVPVEGEYVTGAGVHEHYSANDPALAEWVHIAFTDALLRTYEAFHGPVPGGADRYVSEWAVAGELMGVLDPPRTEAALRSRIQAYDAAGQLAGGPRVDDVVAFLRRPPLDPLLGPGYAALFGAVLTTMPRRHLDLLGLRPPHLGPVPLPVRGAAKATLAVVGRALDPMPPSEAAARRRLARLGLL encoded by the coding sequence GTGGCCATCGACCTGCTCGCCCCGCTGCGGACCAGGCTCCGCCTGACATTCGCGGGCCAGTCCGAGGGGATCCCGGCATGGGAGACCGCCCTCGAGGACGGCGACGACGCGGGCTTCTTTGCCCCCGACTCCGCCGTCTGGGCCGTCCACGGCTCCATGACGCCGATCGCCGGCGGCATTCGCGCGCTCCTGACCCAGGCCCTCCACCCCGGGGTGCTGGCGGGGGTCGCCGACCATTCCAACTACCGCGCGGATCCTCTCGCCCGGCTCGCCGGGACCATCCGCTGGATCTTCACCGTGACCTTCGGGGACACGACGGCGGCCCGCGGCGCGTGCGCGTGGGTGCAGCGCAGGCACGTCCCCGTGGAGGGCGAGTACGTCACCGGTGCTGGGGTGCACGAGCACTACTCCGCCAACGATCCGGCGCTCGCCGAATGGGTCCACATCGCCTTCACCGATGCACTCCTGCGCACCTACGAGGCGTTCCACGGCCCCGTGCCCGGCGGCGCCGACCGCTACGTGTCCGAGTGGGCCGTGGCGGGCGAGCTCATGGGCGTCCTCGACCCGCCGCGCACCGAGGCCGCGCTGCGGTCCCGGATCCAGGCGTACGACGCCGCGGGGCAGCTCGCTGGCGGACCTCGCGTCGACGACGTGGTCGCCTTCCTCCGCCGGCCGCCCCTCGACCCGCTCCTCGGGCCCGGATACGCGGCCCTGTTCGGTGCCGTCCTGACGACCATGCCGCGGCGGCACCTCGACCTCCTGGGGCTGCGGCCTCCCCATCTGGGCCCCGTGCCGCTCCCGGTGAGGGGCGCGGCGAAGGCGACGCTCGCCGTCGTGGGCCGCGCCCTCGACCCGATGCCGCCCAGCGAGGCCGCCGCCCGCCGCCGTCTGGCCCGGCTCGGCCTCCTCTGA
- the acs gene encoding acetate--CoA ligase, with the protein MSMTAVTPAPANPASTDPAQTDPERIAFWEDAARRLTWEREWDTAHTWIPADVEANEPPVIRWFEGGRLNAAVNCADRHVAAGRGEKVALHFEGEPGDRVTVTYADLQRRVSQAANALLALGIGRGDRVVIYLPVLVETIVITLACARIGAVHSLVFGGFSAEALRFRVEDTGAKLLVTTDGQYRRGKAVPVKENADAAVRGGAAGGDNAVEHVLVIRRTGSDIAWTPGRDVWWHELVDAQPDTHEAEAFDAETPLFIMYTSGTTGKPKGLVHTTGGYLTQASWSHEYLFGNPDPELRDGDVHWCTADLAWVTAHTYEIYGPLSNGVTQVIFEGTPNTPHPGRHFEIIQRYGVTSYYTAPTLVRSLMGWFPDGVPAEYDFSSVRVCGTVGEAVNPEAWRWLRSTVGRGEVPMVDTWWQSETGATVLSPRQTDISFKPGCATTALPGLATAIVDDAGTPVPPGVQGNIVVTATGPAMARTVWGNPQRYLDSYWRAYAEQGWFLAGDGAKYDADGDIWILGRTDDVLNVSGHRLSTIEIESALVSHPAVVEAGVCPVADAVTGHAVAAFVVVNPDAVAALPGTLDDALRTHVAKEIGPIAKPRDVIVVPDVPKTRSGKIMRRLLTQLFEGTPLGDTTSLQNEPCIAEIEKVLAAR; encoded by the coding sequence ATGTCCATGACCGCCGTGACCCCTGCCCCCGCCAACCCTGCCTCGACCGATCCTGCCCAGACTGACCCCGAGCGCATCGCGTTCTGGGAGGACGCCGCCCGTCGGCTCACGTGGGAGCGCGAGTGGGACACGGCGCACACGTGGATCCCCGCGGACGTCGAGGCAAACGAGCCCCCGGTGATCCGCTGGTTCGAGGGCGGACGCCTCAACGCGGCCGTGAACTGCGCCGACCGGCACGTCGCCGCGGGGCGCGGCGAGAAGGTCGCGCTGCACTTCGAGGGCGAGCCCGGCGACCGGGTCACCGTCACGTACGCGGACCTGCAGCGCCGCGTGTCCCAGGCCGCGAACGCGCTGCTCGCGCTCGGGATCGGCAGGGGCGACCGGGTGGTCATCTACCTGCCGGTGCTCGTCGAGACGATCGTCATCACGCTCGCGTGCGCGCGGATCGGGGCCGTGCACTCGCTCGTGTTCGGCGGCTTCTCGGCCGAGGCGCTGCGCTTCCGGGTCGAGGACACGGGCGCGAAACTGCTCGTCACCACGGACGGCCAGTACCGCCGCGGCAAGGCCGTCCCCGTGAAGGAGAACGCCGACGCCGCGGTGCGCGGCGGGGCGGCAGGCGGGGACAACGCCGTCGAACATGTCTTGGTGATCCGGCGGACGGGCTCCGACATCGCGTGGACGCCGGGCCGCGACGTGTGGTGGCACGAGCTCGTCGACGCGCAGCCGGACACGCACGAGGCCGAGGCGTTCGACGCCGAGACGCCGCTGTTCATCATGTACACCTCCGGGACCACCGGGAAGCCCAAGGGCCTGGTCCACACGACCGGCGGCTACCTCACGCAGGCGTCGTGGAGCCACGAGTACCTGTTCGGCAACCCGGACCCGGAGCTCCGCGACGGGGACGTGCACTGGTGCACCGCTGACCTCGCGTGGGTCACGGCGCACACGTATGAGATCTATGGGCCGCTCTCCAACGGCGTCACGCAGGTGATCTTCGAGGGCACGCCCAACACGCCGCACCCGGGACGGCACTTCGAGATCATCCAGCGCTACGGGGTCACGAGCTACTACACGGCGCCCACGCTCGTCCGCTCGCTCATGGGCTGGTTCCCGGACGGGGTGCCCGCGGAGTACGATTTCTCCTCGGTCCGGGTCTGCGGCACCGTGGGCGAGGCCGTCAACCCCGAGGCATGGCGGTGGCTGCGCTCGACCGTGGGCCGCGGCGAGGTTCCGATGGTGGACACGTGGTGGCAGTCCGAGACCGGCGCGACCGTGCTCTCGCCGCGGCAGACGGACATCTCGTTCAAGCCCGGGTGTGCTACTACGGCGCTGCCCGGGCTCGCCACGGCGATCGTGGACGACGCCGGCACCCCGGTTCCGCCGGGCGTGCAGGGCAATATTGTGGTCACCGCCACCGGCCCGGCCATGGCGCGCACGGTGTGGGGCAACCCGCAGCGCTACCTCGACTCCTACTGGCGCGCGTACGCCGAGCAGGGCTGGTTCCTCGCCGGCGACGGCGCGAAGTACGACGCCGACGGCGACATCTGGATCCTCGGCCGCACCGACGACGTCCTGAACGTCTCGGGGCACCGGCTCTCGACGATCGAGATCGAATCGGCACTCGTGTCCCACCCGGCGGTGGTCGAGGCGGGCGTGTGCCCGGTGGCGGATGCGGTGACGGGGCACGCGGTGGCGGCGTTCGTCGTCGTGAATCCCGACGCGGTCGCGGCGCTGCCCGGCACGCTGGACGACGCACTCCGCACCCACGTCGCGAAGGAGATCGGGCCGATCGCGAAGCCGCGCGACGTGATCGTGGTCCCGGACGTGCCCAAGACCCGCTCGGGGAAGATCATGCGCCGCCTGCTCACGCAGCTGTTCGAGGGCACCCCGCTCGGCGACACGACGAGCCTGCAGAACGAGCCGTGCATCGCGGAGATCGAGAAGGTCCTCGCGGCGCGCTGA
- a CDS encoding O-acetylhomoserine aminocarboxypropyltransferase/cysteine synthase family protein: protein MAERQFGFRTRALHAGGTPDAEHGARAVPIYQSTSFVFKDSDDAANLFALQKYGNIYSRIGNPTVAAFEERIASLEGGIGAVATASGMAAEFITFAALTQAGDHIVASSKLYGGTITQLDVTLRRFGVETTFIDSTDPEHFKAALRGNTKALYTEVVANPSGDIADLAGLAAVAHEHGIPLVVDSTLTPPYILRPIEHGADIVIHSATKFLGGHGTTLGGVVVESGTFNWGNGNFPTMTEPVPSYGNVSWWGNFGEYGFLTKLRSEQLRDIGPSLPAQSAFQLLQGVETLPQRMDAHLANAKRVAEWLEADPRVTYVNYAGLPSHPQHEFAKQLLPLGVGSVFSFGVKGGREAGARFIEALQLASHLANIGDARTLVLHPGSTTHQQLSAEQLVAAGVPEDLIRLSVGLEDVEDIIWDLDQALAASQEIQDLEQEFAAPTYDGEACALPVKGANK, encoded by the coding sequence ATGGCCGAACGCCAGTTCGGGTTCCGCACCCGCGCCCTGCACGCCGGCGGCACGCCGGACGCTGAGCACGGCGCCCGCGCGGTCCCGATCTACCAGTCCACCTCGTTCGTGTTCAAGGACTCGGACGACGCCGCGAACCTCTTCGCGCTGCAGAAGTACGGCAACATCTACTCCCGCATCGGCAACCCGACGGTCGCGGCGTTTGAGGAGCGCATCGCCTCGCTCGAGGGCGGCATCGGCGCGGTCGCGACGGCGTCGGGCATGGCCGCGGAGTTCATCACGTTCGCCGCGCTCACCCAGGCCGGGGACCACATCGTCGCGTCCTCGAAGCTGTACGGCGGGACGATCACCCAGCTCGACGTGACCCTGCGCCGCTTCGGCGTTGAGACCACGTTCATCGACTCGACCGACCCCGAGCACTTCAAGGCAGCCCTGCGCGGGAACACCAAGGCCCTGTACACCGAAGTGGTGGCCAACCCTTCCGGTGACATCGCCGACCTGGCCGGCCTCGCCGCCGTCGCCCATGAGCACGGCATTCCGCTCGTGGTCGACTCGACGCTCACCCCGCCGTACATCCTGCGGCCGATCGAACACGGCGCGGACATCGTGATCCACTCGGCCACGAAGTTCCTCGGCGGGCATGGGACTACGCTCGGCGGCGTCGTCGTCGAATCCGGCACGTTCAACTGGGGCAACGGGAACTTCCCGACCATGACCGAGCCGGTGCCCAGCTATGGCAACGTCTCGTGGTGGGGGAACTTCGGTGAGTACGGGTTCCTCACGAAGCTGCGCTCCGAGCAGCTGCGCGACATCGGGCCGTCGCTCCCGGCGCAGTCCGCGTTCCAGCTCCTGCAGGGCGTCGAGACGCTCCCGCAGCGCATGGACGCGCATCTGGCGAACGCGAAGCGCGTGGCCGAGTGGCTCGAGGCCGACCCGCGGGTCACGTACGTGAACTACGCGGGCCTGCCCTCGCACCCGCAGCACGAGTTCGCCAAGCAGCTCCTGCCGCTCGGCGTGGGGTCGGTGTTCAGCTTCGGAGTGAAGGGCGGCCGTGAGGCCGGGGCCCGGTTCATCGAGGCACTCCAGCTCGCCTCGCACCTGGCCAACATCGGCGACGCGCGCACCCTCGTCCTGCACCCGGGCTCGACCACGCACCAGCAGCTCTCCGCGGAGCAGCTCGTCGCGGCCGGCGTCCCGGAGGACCTCATCCGCCTCTCCGTGGGGCTCGAGGACGTCGAGGACATCATCTGGGACCTGGACCAGGCATTGGCCGCCTCGCAGGAGATCCAGGACTTGGAGCAGGAATTCGCGGCTCCGACGTACGACGGCGAGGCGTGCGCCCTGCCGGTGAAGGGAGCGAACAAGTGA
- a CDS encoding flavin reductase family protein, protein MTATPLDLVTGADLRRAMGCWATGIAVITTSDGGTLAGLVSNSFTSISLEPPLVSWAVDKNSSSYETWINTDNYAVHILSESHRDLVARFAAKGTDKFAGLDWESGVLGSPIVAADVPRVECRLWQQVDAGDHVILIGEVVSISDQDDFRPLTNHVYWAK, encoded by the coding sequence ATGACCGCCACCCCGCTCGACCTTGTGACCGGTGCCGACCTGCGCCGGGCCATGGGTTGCTGGGCCACGGGGATCGCAGTCATCACCACCTCGGACGGCGGCACCCTCGCGGGCCTCGTGAGCAACTCGTTCACGTCCATCAGCCTCGAGCCGCCGCTCGTCTCGTGGGCCGTGGACAAGAACTCGAGTTCCTACGAGACGTGGATCAACACTGACAACTACGCGGTGCACATCCTGTCCGAGTCCCACCGGGACCTCGTGGCGCGATTCGCGGCGAAGGGGACCGACAAGTTCGCCGGCCTCGACTGGGAGTCCGGCGTGCTCGGCTCGCCGATAGTGGCAGCCGACGTACCGCGTGTCGAGTGTCGCCTCTGGCAGCAGGTGGACGCGGGGGACCACGTCATCCTGATCGGCGAGGTGGTCAGCATCTCGGACCAGGACGACTTCCGCCCCCTCACCAACCACGTGTACTGGGCAAAGTAG
- a CDS encoding acyl-CoA dehydrogenase family protein, which translates to MGSTTPPGASYAELTERFAPVFARIAEGALERELGRTLPFEHVGWLKEAGFGRIRVPAEYGGFGASIETLVRLLIDLSAADSSVGHLLRSHFAFVETIALQGDAFRARWFGRVVDGVIFGNAATERSGNALGTVATRLVPAADGGWLLTGEKYYTTGTIFADYVAVMASPEPGPDGVARRLYALAPTRHAGVEIRDDWDGFGQQMTGTGTAVFRDVPIPAEDAVPRTESTTHEPAFLQLMLLSVLAGIGKAVVRDASSLVAQRTRTFSTGSGQLFREDPLILALVGQLAAKSFAAESSVLAAARELDAALALGPEASAEDRYAKGAVAVDLAQVAVPPLVVDAAQQLFDTAGASAVSRGKALDRHWRNARTVATHNPVAFKARGLGDWFVNGVSPVALHSIGEATAAAAAAEP; encoded by the coding sequence ATGGGAAGCACGACGCCGCCCGGCGCCTCGTACGCGGAGCTCACCGAACGTTTCGCGCCGGTCTTCGCCCGGATCGCCGAGGGCGCGCTCGAGCGCGAGCTGGGCCGGACGCTGCCGTTCGAGCACGTGGGCTGGCTCAAGGAGGCCGGATTCGGGCGGATCCGCGTGCCGGCTGAGTACGGCGGGTTCGGCGCCTCCATCGAGACGCTGGTGCGCTTGCTCATCGACCTCTCCGCCGCGGACTCGTCCGTGGGGCACCTCCTGCGTTCGCACTTCGCGTTCGTCGAGACCATCGCGCTGCAGGGCGACGCGTTCAGGGCGCGGTGGTTCGGCCGTGTCGTGGACGGCGTGATCTTCGGCAACGCCGCGACCGAGCGCTCCGGCAACGCGCTCGGGACGGTCGCGACCCGGCTCGTGCCCGCCGCTGACGGCGGGTGGCTGCTGACGGGCGAGAAGTACTACACGACCGGGACGATCTTCGCCGACTACGTGGCCGTCATGGCGTCGCCCGAGCCGGGGCCCGACGGGGTGGCCAGGCGGCTCTACGCGCTCGCGCCGACCCGGCACGCCGGCGTCGAGATCCGCGACGACTGGGACGGGTTCGGGCAGCAGATGACCGGCACCGGGACCGCCGTGTTCCGCGACGTCCCGATTCCGGCCGAGGACGCCGTGCCGCGCACCGAGTCGACCACGCACGAGCCCGCGTTCCTCCAGCTCATGCTCCTGTCCGTGCTCGCGGGTATCGGCAAGGCGGTGGTGCGCGACGCGTCGTCGCTCGTGGCGCAGCGGACGCGCACGTTCTCCACCGGGTCCGGGCAGCTGTTCCGCGAGGACCCGCTCATCCTTGCGTTGGTCGGGCAGCTCGCCGCAAAGTCGTTCGCGGCGGAGTCCTCGGTGCTGGCGGCGGCCCGCGAGCTCGACGCGGCTCTGGCGCTCGGGCCCGAAGCCTCCGCCGAGGACCGGTACGCGAAGGGAGCGGTCGCCGTCGACCTCGCCCAGGTGGCGGTGCCGCCGCTCGTAGTCGACGCCGCGCAGCAGCTCTTCGACACTGCCGGCGCCTCCGCGGTGTCGCGCGGGAAGGCCCTTGACCGGCACTGGCGCAACGCCCGCACCGTTGCGACGCACAACCCCGTCGCGTTCAAGGCGCGCGGGCTCGGCGACTGGTTCGTCAACGGGGTCTCGCCGGTCGCGCTGCACAGCATCGGGGAGGCGACGGCAGCGGCGGCAGCGGCGGAACCCTAG
- a CDS encoding CoA-binding protein: protein MSAAVESTERAWVGPTAPERLAILHDTKVIAIVGASDKPSRASYFVATYLLSSTRYKVYFVNPVVKTILGQPVYASLADLPETPDLVEVFRKHDDLPGVLEEAKAVGAKTIWLQLGSWHEGVAADAEAAGMNVVMDRCVKIEHARFHGGLHLAGFNTGVISSKRQTLA, encoded by the coding sequence GTGAGCGCCGCCGTCGAGAGCACCGAGCGCGCCTGGGTGGGCCCCACAGCGCCCGAGCGTCTGGCGATCCTGCACGACACGAAGGTCATCGCGATCGTCGGCGCGTCGGACAAGCCGAGCCGCGCGAGCTACTTCGTCGCGACGTACCTGCTGTCCTCGACGCGGTACAAGGTGTACTTCGTCAACCCGGTGGTGAAGACGATCTTGGGGCAGCCGGTCTACGCCTCGCTCGCTGACCTTCCCGAGACGCCGGACCTGGTCGAGGTGTTCCGCAAGCACGACGACCTCCCCGGCGTACTCGAGGAGGCCAAGGCCGTGGGCGCCAAGACCATCTGGCTGCAGCTGGGCTCGTGGCACGAGGGGGTCGCGGCGGACGCCGAGGCGGCCGGGATGAATGTGGTCATGGACCGCTGCGTGAAGATCGAGCACGCCCGCTTCCACGGCGGCCTGCACCTCGCGGGCTTCAACACGGGGGTCATCTCAAGCAAGCGCCAGACCCTCGCCTGA
- a CDS encoding NADPH-dependent FMN reductase, with product MSWFKKLFGKSDSSAAHRAEAQAVPTAAAEAAAVVREGAPRIAVVTGSIRPGRNNLQVAEWLVARASQRGDAVYELVDIDSFNLPLLDEAFPAAYGNYQGEHTKAWAAKVAQFDGFVFVTPEYNHSTAPALTNALSFLNAEWANKAAGIVGYGSAMGARAVEHLRGVLSELQVAHVQKTGMFSLFTDFEDFATFKPTELQAASVDPMLDQLISWTVAFAKVREGEFELEAASA from the coding sequence ATGTCCTGGTTCAAGAAGCTCTTCGGCAAGTCCGACTCGTCCGCCGCCCACCGCGCCGAGGCCCAGGCCGTGCCGACGGCTGCCGCCGAGGCCGCCGCCGTCGTGCGCGAGGGTGCCCCGCGCATCGCCGTGGTCACCGGCAGCATCCGCCCGGGCCGCAACAACCTCCAGGTGGCCGAGTGGCTCGTGGCCCGCGCGAGCCAGCGCGGCGACGCCGTCTACGAGCTCGTCGACATCGACTCGTTCAACCTGCCCCTGCTCGACGAGGCCTTCCCGGCCGCGTACGGCAACTACCAGGGTGAGCACACGAAGGCGTGGGCGGCGAAGGTCGCCCAGTTCGACGGCTTCGTATTCGTGACGCCCGAGTACAACCACTCGACGGCCCCGGCGCTCACCAACGCGCTCTCCTTCCTCAACGCGGAGTGGGCCAACAAGGCCGCCGGCATCGTGGGCTACGGCTCCGCGATGGGAGCGCGCGCCGTCGAGCACCTGCGCGGTGTCCTGTCCGAGCTCCAGGTTGCGCACGTGCAGAAGACGGGCATGTTCTCGCTCTTCACGGACTTCGAGGACTTCGCGACCTTCAAGCCGACCGAGCTGCAGGCCGCGTCGGTGGATCCCATGCTGGACCAGCTCATCTCCTGGACCGTCGCGTTCGCGAAGGTCCGCGAGGGCGAATTCGAGCTCGAGGCCGCCTCGGCCTGA